The following is a genomic window from Pseudothermotoga thermarum DSM 5069.
AAAACATGGCGGTAGATGGAACAGCAGTTGTTTTGGATGACGAGCGAATTGTTTCAAGAATTAAGGGCAAAAACTGCGTTACCTTTGGTTATTTGAAGGGAGATTATCAACTGATTTCCTTTGAATACAAAAACTTAAAAACGATAACGGTTTATTCTGCCAAAGGAAAAATTTTAAAAGTTGAATTAAGCAATATTTGGAACACAGGTCAGCTTACAAACCTTGCGGCTGTTTTCGCCGTTTTGGATCTTTTGGGTTTGGAAGTTGATTTGAAAAAACTTGAAGAATTTGACTTTGTGCCTGGTCGATTCAAACTTGTTGAGTGCAAAGGTATTTACATTTTTGACGATTGTTACAACGCTAGCTTGGAGTCTTTCAAAGTTGCCGTTGATACCATCAAGAAAGTTGGTAAGAGGGCTTTTGCAGTTGTTGGTTCCATAAAGGAACAAGGGGAATTTTCAAATCAAACTCATCTTGAACTTGGAAAGATTTTGGAACAGCTTGACGGTGTGATCGTGTATACAAAAGAACCGGAGATAGAAGTGATGAAGTGCTCAAAGGAAATTTTGCGAACATCGATCGTTGATGAGATTGTTCAAAAGTTGAGTGATATTCTCAAGGCTGAAGATGCCGTGTTGTTCAAAGCATCCAGAGCAGTTGAAATGGAAAAGGTTTTGCAGAGATTTTTGGAGGTGTTGAAATGTTAAAAGTTTTGGTTTCCTTTATCGTTTCAGTGAGCTTGTATCCGTTTTTGATTAAAGCTTTCAAAAAATGGAAAATAGGGCAGTTCATAAGAGAGGAAGGGCCTGACCTGCACAACTACAAAGCAGGAACTCCAACCATGGGTGGGATATTGTTTGTAACTGTGGCAGTCGTGGGATGCTTGTTTTCGCGTTTGTACATAGATGCTTTAGCGTTGGCTATGTTTGGTTTTGTTGGATTTTTGGATGACTTTCTGAGCGTAAGAAGAAAAAAAGCCCTAGGCCTTAGAGCATGGCAAAAGTTTTCACTGCAGGTTGTTTTTGCAACTGTGCTTTATCTTTTGATCAAACCGGAAAGCTATGTCGCCATTTCAAAATTTGGAAAGATTGAACTTGGAGGCTTTTATCCTATTTTTGCCGTGCTTTTGATCAGCGGCTTTAGCAACGCCGTTAATTTAACCGATGGGCTCGATGGTTTGGCTGGAACAATCTATTTAATAACCGCTGTTTTTTATTGGATATCTTTGAAAGGAAAAGTGGATTCATTGCTTTACAGCCTGGTCGCGGTTATGGCTTTTTTGTTTTACAACGTAAAACCTGCGAAAATTTTCATGGGGGATACAGGTGCACTTGCGTTGGGAGGATTGCTTGGAACAATTGCAGTGCGCACCAAATCCGAAATGTTTTTGATAGCTTTATCTCCTATTTTTCTTGTCGAAGTGATAAGCGTCATAATGCAGGTTACCAGTTTTAAACTGTTTAAACGCAGAATTTTCAAAATGTCCCCGTTGCACCATCATTTTGAACTTTTGGGTTGGAAAGAAGAAAGGGTTGTACAGATTTTCGCACTTGTAAACATTCTCTTTGCAACAGTTGTTTTGGCGGAGGTATATGGAATTTGAGTTTAAAAATCAAGTGTTTCTTTTCACTCGTATGTTTTTTGTTCTGCACCTGTATTTTGCTAGCATCCTTTACTTACAAAGTTCAAAGCATTCCAACAGGATACATGAGGATATCCTTCAACGATGGAATTATATGTTTGGTGCGCTCTAAACCAGCATCTGTTTTGGTTTTTGATCAAAGCGGCCAATTTTTGAGTGAGATAACCTTTAACTTATCTTACCCAGTTTCTGCTGTTCACGTGGCTGGGATGATATACGTTTCCGATTATTATCGTTCCAGCGTTATGGTTTACACAATTTTTGGGGCATTTTTGAAAAGAATCGAAGTTGGAAAGTATCCAACCATGGTAAAAGTTTTTCGGGAAAATGTCTACGTTGTATGCTCTGGTGATAGCACCGTGTACAGGATAAACATTTGGAAAAATGTGGTGGAAGAAAAGCTAACATTTGATAGTCCAACTTTGTATTTTGAACCTTTTCAAGACGAGGTAGTTTACCTGTACTATTACGACACCGGCAAAACTTTGGAAATCAGGCAAGGTTTGAGAAGGAAAGTTGTAAACCTTCAAAATTTGAAAAATCCTGTCAAATATTACCGCGGGGACGAGGGAGAGTATCTTTTGGGATACACCGATGGTATTTTGGTTAAGCTGAACGAAGGAAAGGAAGTATGGAGGGTTAATTTACCGGATTTTGCACGCGATTTTGTGGTTTTAAATGATTCTTTGGTCGTAACCAGTTTGTTTGAGCCGGTTTTAAGTTTTGTTTCCACAAGGGACGGAAAACTGATCAAACAGATTAAATTACCAAACCCAACACATAAAATTTTGTCGGTGGCTGATAAGCTGGTTACACTTAATCATTTACCTGGAGAAGTTTACATCGTAGATCCAACAACTGGAAATTTTGAAACGATAAAAGTTGGAGAATACGCAATCGAAATGGTCAAGATCAACGATCAAACTTTTGTCGTTCTTTGCTGTGACAGTGGAGAGTTGTTCTTTTTCGTCAAATCCTGAGGGAAAATTCCCTCAGGATTTGGAAAGTATGTAATCTACCACATCTTTTACCGTTGTTATTTTGTCCAAATCTGAGTCGTCGATTTTAACACCAAAGTTTTCTTCAACAGCCATCACAAGGTCGACCAAATCCAAAGAATCTGCGTTTAGATCATCGATGAGTTTGCTTGTTTCTTTCACTTCGGATTCTGAAATACCAAGTTTTTCGGCAATGATTTTGGTCACTTTTTCAAGCACTTCTTGTCTGCTCATTTTTTTCCCTCCCAGTGCATAGTTGTTTCGCAGCTATTATACAAACCCTTTGAAGATTAGTCAAACAAATCTTAATTTTTGAAAGTAATTTTTAGTGGTCAAACTGAAAGACTTATAAAAATTCTTATCTAAAGGCGGTTTGTGAGTAGATGATTTGTAAAAAAAAATTGTCGTTTAAACCTCAAAAAAGCTTTTCTTCTATCATTTTTCTAAGGGATATGGCATTTTTGACCGCTTTGCCACGATAACAGTTGTTGAAGAAGGCGAAAACATCAGAAGTTTCCTTGCTTGCAGTTAATATGTCTTGGGCAAATTTTGAAAGTTCTGTTTCGTTGTAGTCGTAGTTGTACCTTTCTCCTTCTGGGGCTTCAAACCATTGCTCGTTTCTGCCGTGAAACCTAAAGTAAGCAATCTTCGTCGTCCAAGCTGGCTTGTAAGGGAAAAGAGCTCTTATCTGAGGTTCGTCAACGACAACGTAAGTTAATTCATATTTTTTCAAAAAGTCAAAGGTAACTTCGTTGTCCCAGGAGTTATGCCTGAACTCAACTGCCAATGGTTCTTTTATCATCTGTCTGAGGCTTGCAAGGTAATCCATGTTTTGCTCGCTGAATTTGAAACTATATGGAAATTGCGCTAAAAAAGCTTTTAATCTTCCTTCTTCCAACATCGGTTGTAAAGCTTGAAAGGTATTTTTTAGATCATCAACTGGAATTTTTTGATTTTTCCAACCTTCGTGTGTAACCGAAGCAGGTAATTTAACGGCGAAGACAAAATCTGGGGGAGTTCGTCTGAGCATTGAAACGGTTGTTTTATAACTTGGGAGTCTGTAATAGGTGTAGTTGATTTCTACCGCTTTAAAGCCAAGTACTGCGTAATAATAAGAAAGCATTTCAGAACCTTTTATGTTTTGGGGATAAACCGTTCCGATCCAATCTTCGAAATGATAACCACTGGTTCCTATGTAAATCAAATTCCATCACCAAAGTTTATGTTATCATCAATTCGGTGATCGGTGATGGTGAAAGTGGGAGCTCATATGCCAATCGCTTTAGGTTTTGAAAAGGTACCGAAGTTGACAGTTGAAGTTGGAGGAAATGCCTTTCAAATTTTTCCCCACAGTCCAAGAACTTGGACTGCAAAAATTCCTGACAAGAAAGTTTGCAATCAATTCAAAGCCGAGATGGAAAAATATGGTATATCCTTCGATGCGGCTTTTTGCCATACCGGTTATCTGATAAACCTTGCAAGCCCAAGGGAAGATGTGTGGAAAAAATCCGTTGAATTGTTCATACTCGAAGGGAAAATATGTCAAGCTTTGGGGATAAAGTATCTCAACGTTCATCCTGGAAGCCATCTTGGTTTTGGAATAGAAGTTGGCATTGACAACATCGTTAAAGCTTTGGATTTGTTCCTTCAACAGGTGAAGGATGTTTTTGTGCTTCTTGAAAACACATCACCAAAAGGTGGAAACATTGGATACAACTTTTCACAGATGAAATCGATTTTAAGCAAAGTATCAGATCCTTCGAGAATAATGCTCACTTACGATACGTGTCATGGTTTTGATTCAGGTTACGACATAACGAACAAAGACGGGGTAAGAAAACTCTTAGACGAGATAGATAAAGAAGTAGGTTTTTGGCGCGTGAAGATGATTCATTTGAACGATTCAAAGGCACCACTTGGAAAACCAATGGATCGGCATGAAAACATAGGAAAAGGCACCATAGGAATTGATGGATTCAAATGTTTCTTGAGCTTTGAGGAAATTAGGGCAATTCCGCTTATCCTTGAAACTCCACAGGAAGAAGATATGTACCGCAAAGAGATAGCTTTGATCAAATCTTTGGTTGGAGAGATGCAAGCTTGATAGACGGTTTTGTACTTAGAAAAGTAACCGATGAACTTCAAAGCTTGAGATCAGAGCGACTTAGGCAAATTTATCAGTATGAGAAATTTGTTTTATACCTTTACTTTGAAAGTTCGGTTGTTAGAATCTGTTTGCAACCGTTGCTGCAACATGTTTGTTTAACGCAGAAAGAAGACTTTTCAGATCATCATCCTTCGAATTTCGTGATGCTTCTTCGCTCAAGGTTGAGAAATGGGAAACTCATCGAAATTGACCAGCACGAGCTTGACAGGATATTGTTTTTCACGATCGACAAAATAGACGAAGTAGGCCAAAGGCACGAGTACAAACTTTACGTTGAACTTTTTGGTACGCACAGCAATCTTGTTCTTGTGGAAGATGGCATTGTGATCGACTGTTTTAGGGAAGTGAAAAGCACTGCAAGACAAGTTGTCAAAGGTGAGCCTTATACGCTTCCGACTAGAAGTTTAAATCCACTGAAAATTGATTATGCGGATTTTCAGTTGAGTTCTTTCGAAAAGGTCTCTAAGTACATTCAAAGCACTTTTTACGGTTTTTCAAAGATACTTGTCAACGAAATTTTGCATCGAGCAGGAGTAAGTGATCTTCCAATTTCTGCACTTTCAGAAAAGGAGAAAGCCTTGTTGAAACACGCTTTCTTTTCCATAATCGACGACTTCTATAAATCTCAAGTTTGCGTTTACTCGTTGGAAGAAAAGTTTATACTTTCCTGCATACCTTTGACCATGCCTTTTGCAAGAAAATTGAAATGTTTCGAAAGCCCTTCAGCTGCTGTTGATGGACTTTACCAAATAGAATCAAAAAGGCAAAAGGCAAAGAAACTTTCTGAAGAACTCAGAAAAGCCGTTGAGGATATGATTCAAAAGGAGGAGAAATTGATCGAATCAGTTGAGAATGAGATTAAAGAGTGTGAAAAGATGAATGAATACTTCAAATTTGGAGAATTGTTGAAATATGCATCCGAATCGGATAGACAAGGCGATCAGGCGCTTGTTTTTGATTGGTACACTGGTCAAAAGGTTTGTATTCCTCTTGTTAAAGGTAAATCAGTTAAGGAAAGCTCGCAGCATTACTTTGAGTTGTATAAGAAAATGAAGGAAAAATTACCTGTACTTAAGGCAAAATTAGATCGAGCGAAGTCAAGATTAGATTACCTAAAAAATTTGAAAAAACAAATAGAATCGAGCGAAGATTTAGAAGTACTTGAAGGTATAAAAGAAGAGCTTTTTCCGCAGAAAAAAAGAAGTGATCAACGCGCTGAGGATAAACCTGGATTTAGAATTTTCCAATATGAAGGATTCACGATAGTGGTTGGCAGAAACAACAAGCAGAACGATGAGCTGGTTAGAAAATCCAGCAGCAAAGATATATGGTTGCATGCTCAAGGAATCCCTGGAGCACATGTGGTGATAAAGGTACAAGACAAAGTTCCTCCAGAATCTGTGATACGTTTTGCCGCTGGTCTTGCAGCTTATTATTCCAACGCTCGTTATTCCAGCAATGTTCCTGTCGATTACACTGAAGTAAAAAACGTTTACAAACCAAAAGGATTTCCACCGGGTAAAGTTTTGTACACGAATTTCAGCACAGTGTTTGTAGATCCGCTGAGCGTTGAACAGTTTGTTCAAAAGGCAGATTAACACGGAGTGACTTCTTCCTATTCCTTAAAAGGAATAGGCTTCCTGCTTCATCGCATTTTCCTGCTCCACAGGCTTTACTTCGGGCTGGTCCGACCCTAGGGCTTGATTCAGCTTCAAGCCAAAACAACTATGCCAAACAATTGCAGTTTAAAATCAATCCATTCATCACAATCCCTTGAAAGGGATGTGCTTTCTGGCTAAATTTCTGTAATTTTATAGAAAAATCCAAAAAATTTAAGCCTTTTGAGACAAATTACACCCGAAATTTCTCCAAATTGTTTGTTTAATCTCCCTCAATCACTTATTTACTTTGATTTACAACCACTCCACATTGTGATAAAATATTTTGTAAACCTTGTATAAAGGAGGCGTCAAAAAATGACGCGAAAAGAGATTCTCGATTTTTTATCATCCCAGCCGTCCATCCAATCTGCGAAAGCCTTTGCAAAAAAGCTCGGATTGAAAGTGAAAAAGCGCATGAAAAAACAAGAAGTTTACAAGATGCTTTATCAATACGCTGATTCCCTGAAGGAAGAAGAAAAACCAGATTTCTCGCAACCTGTTCAGCAAGAAGGTGTTCAAGATATTCCAACCTCTTATGGTTCAGATCGACTCGTTTTGCTCGCAGTTAATCCATATTTGGTCCATGTGTTTTGGGATCTATCTTTTTCCACGTACGAGAAACTTGCAAAAACAGGAAACGTTGTACTTAGACTTTACGATGTAACGTTCATTATTTTTGATGGAACAAATGCTCACAGAATTTTTGAAGCGGGAGTTCACCTAGACATGTGCAAAAACTATTATTTCAAAGTTCCAATGGCAAATGCCGATTATTTAGCGGAATTGGGTTATAAAAAAGATAATGGGGAATTTATCCCTGTACTTCGGTCAAACATATGTAGAACTCCATCCGCTTTTCCATCTTCTTCAGATAGACAAAGGTGGTATGTACGAGGAAAACCACAGATTGTAACGATTGGTGAGGTTTTGATCAAACCAGTTGAGAAAATAAGCGCTGTTGGAGGATCTTTTGAAGAGACTCTTTCAGGGAGGAGATAAAAGATGAAAGGATATTTTTGCCTAGTTTTACACACTCATCTTCCATACGTTCATCATCCTGAGTACGAAGAGTTTCTTGAAGAAAGGTGGTTTTTCGAAGCAATTAATGAAACTTACATACCTCTTTTGATGGTTTTTGATCGATTGGCTGAAAAGAAAATACCATTCAAAATCACCGTTTCATTGACTCCTCCTTTACTTGAAATGATGAGTGAGAAAAATCTTTCAGAAAAATTTGTCAAGCATACAAAGAAATTGATCGAACTTTGTGAGAAAGAACTGAATTATGTGAAGAGTTCAGAAGAGAAACAATTGGCGATGTTCTACAAAAAGAGGTTTGAAGATAACCTTCAGTACTATGAGTCTCTCTCTGAAAATCTAATCGAGGGTTTTAAAAAACATGCCACAGCTGGAAATTTGGAGCTTATAACTTGTAACGCAACGCACGCTTATCTTCCATTACTGCAGCACGACAAAAGATCTGTTGAAATTCAAGTGAAAGTTGGAGTGGAGGCTTTTAAACAAAGAGTTGGATACAACCCGAGGGGTATATGGCTTGCAGAATGTGGATATTATCCAGGCTTAGATGAAATCCTATCAAAATACGGTTTGAAATTTTTCTTCGTTGATTCACACGCCTTTTGGTATGCCGATGAAAAACCAAAGTTTGGGGTTTACAGACCCATTATGACATCATTTGGAATTTTTGCGCTTGCCAGGGATCCAGAATCCAGCGAGCAGGTTTGGAGCGCAACCTTGGGATATCCAGGTGATGGAAGGTACAGGGAATTTTACAGAGACATCGGTTATGATAGAGAGTATGAATACATAAAACCCTACATAGACCCATCTGGAGTCAGGGTCAACACTGGAATAAAGTATCACAAAATAACATCAAGGGAAACTCCTCTTGATAAAAAAGAATTTTACAACCGTTTCGAGGCTCTTAAAGCAGCTGAAGAACATGCAGAAGATTTCTTAAAAAAGAAAATTCATCAAGTCGAAAGACTTTTCAACATCTTTGGCGAACCACCGTTGATTGTAGCACCTTTCGATACAGAACTTTTTGGACATTGGTGGTTTGAAGGTCCAGAGTTCATAGAAGCTTTTTTCACAAAAATGGCAGAAACCCGCGTTTTAAAACCGCTTACAGCTTTGGAAGCAATTGAAAAATATGATTCTTATCAAATTTTAACTCCCGCTGAATCTTCCTGGGGCAACGGTGGTTATCACGAAACTTGGTTGAACGGAAAAAACGATTGGATTCAATTGCATATAAAAGAACTTTCTGAAAGGCTTTACAAGCACATTGATAATTTTAGGAATGAAACAGATCCCTTGAAATTTAGACTTCTCAACCAAATGCTAAGAGAAGTCCTTCTACTTCAATCCAGTGATTGGCCTTTCTTGATCACAACCGGTACAGCTGAGGAATATGCGGTTAACAGAATCAAAACACATGTGAAAAGATTTTTAGATTTGGAAAAGCAGCTTTTGGAGGATAATATAGATGAAGCGTATTTAACAAAGGTTGAGTCCATTGATTCAATCTTTCCTTGGTTGGATTTTAGAATTCATAGTTAAAAGAAAGGAGGATTAAAGGTGCCAGCAAAATATTTCGAAGTCAGATGGCATTCAAGGGCTGGACAAGGCGCCAAAAGTGCTGCTCAACTTTTAGCCGAAGCAGTCCTTGATATGGGAAAGTACGCGCAAGCTTTTCCAGAGTATGGTGCAGAAAGATCTGGTGCACCCATGAGAGCTTTCAACAGAATCAGTGACGAAAAAATCACAGTACATTCTGCAGTTGAAAATCCGGATGTCGTCGTGGTAATCGATGATACCTTGCTCTCACCTGCTGTTGTTGTGGGTTTGAAAAAAGAAGGCGTTTTGATAGTCAACACCGCACATCCTATAGAATTTGTGAGAAAGAAAACAGGTTTTGAAGGGAAAATATGCATTGTGAGAGCAACTGATATTGCGTTAGAAGAACTCAAAAGGGGTATTCCAAATACGGTGATGCTCGGAACTATCGCTAGAGTTACTGGGCTTATAACCCTAGAAACAGCAGCCCAGAGGATAAGAGAGATGTTCGAAAGAAAATTACCCGAAGAAATGATTCAAGCAAACTTGAGAGCACTGAAGCGAGGTTACGAGGAGGTGACTTGCAGTGGCTGAACTTAAGGGGTGGAAGGAACTGCCAATAGCTGGTCTAGTCATAGAACCTGGCACAGCTAGAAAATATAAAACTGGTGATTGGAGAGTCAAAAGACCTGTTTATGATAGATCAAAATGTATCGATTGCATGATGTGCTGGTTCTATTGTCCAGATCAAGCGATAATCCAAGAGAATGCTGTGATGAAGGGAATAAATTATTTCTATTGCAAAGGTTGTGGAGTTTGTGCAAACGTTTGCCCAAAGAAAGCTATCGAGATGAGACCAGAGACAGAGTTTATAACCAAGGAGGAATGAGAAATGGCTAAGAAAATGATTCAAGCAATAACTGGTGCGGAAGCAGCTGCTTATGCAATGAAGCAAATAGAACCTGATGTTGTTGCAGCTTATCCGATAACTCCTCAAACACCTATCGTTGAATATTACGCAAAATTCGTTGCCGATGGTCTTGTGAAAACTGAGATGATTCCTGTTGAAAGTGAGCATAGTGCCATGAGTGCTGTTGTTGGAGCAGCTGCGGCTGGTGCAAGGGCGATGACTGCCACCAGTGCTGTTGGTTTGGCTTTGATGCACGAAATTGTTTACATAGCTGCTTCCATGCGGTTGCCAGTCGTCATGCACGTTGTCAACCGCGCTTTGAGTGCCCCGCTAAACATTCACTGCGATCACAGCGATGCTATGGCAGAAAGAGATTCTGGATGGATACAGCTTTATTGTGAAAATGCGCAAGAAGTCTACGATTTGACGATTTTAGCCGTTAGACTTGCGGAGCATGAAGACGTTAGGCTTCCCGTGATGGTCAACCAGGATGGATTTATAATCTCGCACGGTGTTGAACCTGTGGAACTTTTGCCAGACGAAGTTGTGAAAGCCTTCGTTGGTGAATTGAAACCTTTGTATCCACTTCTTGACACTGATCATCCCGTCACCTACGGTTCTCTTGATCTTTACGATTACTACTTTGAGCACAAAAGGCAGCAAATAGAAGCTATGAAAAATGTGCTTAAAGTTTTCCCACAAGTTGCGGAAGAGTTTTACAAAATATCTGGTAGAAAGTACAACTTTGTTGAGCCATACAAAATGGAAGATGCTCAGTATGTGATGGTGGCTTTGGGTTCAACGAATGGTACGATCAAGTATGTGGTCGATGAGCTCAGAGAAAAAGGACACAAAGTTGGGCTTTTGAAGATATGGATGTTCAGACCGTTCCCGAAGGCGGAAATACAAAGATGGCTTACTGGAAGAAAAGCAGTTGTTGTTCTTGATAGGTCAGTTTCTTTTGGAGCTGAAGCACCGTTGTACGAAGCGATAAAATCTGCGCTTTACGAAGCTGCTTCTAGACCTTTGCTTGGTTCATTCGTTTACGGCTTGGGTGGAAGGGATATCAACCCAGATTTGATCAGATATGCATTCGAGAAAGCCATGAAACACGAACTGGTTGCAGATCAGGAAATGTACCTTGGCCTAAGAGAATAGGAGGTGCTTTGAATGCCACTGCCAATAAAAAAGCTTGCGGAAGTTTTTACGAATAAGGAGATTGGTATAACTCAAGGACACAGAATGTGCCCTGGTTGTGCGGCTCCAATGGTAGTAAAGATGGTTCTTATGACCGCAAAAGCTTTGGGCTATGAACCTGTTGTAGGACTTGCCACTGGTTGTCTTGAGGTTTCCACGACAGTCTTCCCATACACCGCGTGGTCTGTACCTTACATTCACAACGCTTTTGAAAATGTTGCAGCAACTATAAGCGGTGTGGAAACGGCTTATCGGGCTTTGAAAAAAGCTGGTAAGATTCCTGCAGACAAAAAATACGCCTTCTTTGCTTTTGCAGGTGATGGTGGAACGTATGACATAGGCTTGCAATCCCTGTCAGGTGCTTTGGAAAGAGGACACAAGTTCATATACGTGCTTTACGACAACGAAGGTTACATGAACACAGGAAACCAAAGATCTGGTTCAACACCTCCTGGTGCAGATACGACCACCGCACCGGTTGGAAAACAAATTCCAGGTAAGCTTCAGCTTAAGAAAAACATCGTTGAAATAGTAGCAGGTCACGAAAATGTCTATGCCGCGACGGCTGTGCCTGCAGAACCAATGGATCTCATGAGCAAAGTTGAAAAGGCGTTGGCGTTTGATGGTCCTGCTTTCCTTGCGATTTTAAGCCCATGTGTGAGATTTTGGAGGATGGATGAAAGCAAATCCGTTGATATAACAAAACTTGCGGTTGAAACGAAGTATTGGCCTTTGTACGAAGTTGAAAGAGGTGTGTATAGAATCACGAGAAAACCAAGCTCTTTCAAGCCTGTTTCAGAGTTCGTAAAGATGCAGGGAAGATTTAGACTTGTCTTAGAAAGACCGGATGCAGATCAAATCATTAAGCAACTTCAAGATTACGTTGACAGAAGATGGGAGAGATTGCTTGCACTTGAGCAGGCAACCAAGGACAAGCCCATACGCTGATTTTTCAGCGGAGGTGAAAAATTGAAGGCTTTGATTTTAATTGACATTCAAAATGATTTTGTAAAACCAGGTGGAGCTTTGTATTTTGCGGGCGCGGAACGGGTTATCGCGCCCGCTTTGTCTCATCTTGAAGAGCATTTGAAAGCTGGCAGTTTAATCATAACGACCCAAGATTGGCATGAGCCTGATGACGATGAATTTAAGCTCTGGCCTCCTCATTGTGTGAGAGACACCGAGGGAGCGGAGTTGGTTGAGCAGATTAAGGAAAAGCTCGCAGGTTATTCAAAGCATATTTCAATAAAAAAGAACCGTTACAGTGCTTTTTACGGTACAGATCTTGAGCAAAAGCTGAAGGAGTTTGGGATAACAGAAGTTGACGTCTGTGGCGTCGTGACGCATATTTGTGTTTTGTTCACAGTTGAGGAATTAAGAAACAGAGGT
Proteins encoded in this region:
- the porD gene encoding pyruvate synthase subunit PorD, whose protein sequence is MAELKGWKELPIAGLVIEPGTARKYKTGDWRVKRPVYDRSKCIDCMMCWFYCPDQAIIQENAVMKGINYFYCKGCGVCANVCPKKAIEMRPETEFITKEE
- a CDS encoding thiamine pyrophosphate-dependent enzyme, producing the protein MPLPIKKLAEVFTNKEIGITQGHRMCPGCAAPMVVKMVLMTAKALGYEPVVGLATGCLEVSTTVFPYTAWSVPYIHNAFENVAATISGVETAYRALKKAGKIPADKKYAFFAFAGDGGTYDIGLQSLSGALERGHKFIYVLYDNEGYMNTGNQRSGSTPPGADTTTAPVGKQIPGKLQLKKNIVEIVAGHENVYAATAVPAEPMDLMSKVEKALAFDGPAFLAILSPCVRFWRMDESKSVDITKLAVETKYWPLYEVERGVYRITRKPSSFKPVSEFVKMQGRFRLVLERPDADQIIKQLQDYVDRRWERLLALEQATKDKPIR
- a CDS encoding cysteine hydrolase family protein, giving the protein MKALILIDIQNDFVKPGGALYFAGAERVIAPALSHLEEHLKAGSLIITTQDWHEPDDDEFKLWPPHCVRDTEGAELVEQIKEKLAGYSKHISIKKNRYSAFYGTDLEQKLKEFGITEVDVCGVVTHICVLFTVEELRNRGLKVKVFKDSVASYDHQLHEFALRMMREILGAEVV
- the porA gene encoding pyruvate synthase subunit PorA, giving the protein MAKKMIQAITGAEAAAYAMKQIEPDVVAAYPITPQTPIVEYYAKFVADGLVKTEMIPVESEHSAMSAVVGAAAAGARAMTATSAVGLALMHEIVYIAASMRLPVVMHVVNRALSAPLNIHCDHSDAMAERDSGWIQLYCENAQEVYDLTILAVRLAEHEDVRLPVMVNQDGFIISHGVEPVELLPDEVVKAFVGELKPLYPLLDTDHPVTYGSLDLYDYYFEHKRQQIEAMKNVLKVFPQVAEEFYKISGRKYNFVEPYKMEDAQYVMVALGSTNGTIKYVVDELREKGHKVGLLKIWMFRPFPKAEIQRWLTGRKAVVVLDRSVSFGAEAPLYEAIKSALYEAASRPLLGSFVYGLGGRDINPDLIRYAFEKAMKHELVADQEMYLGLRE